Proteins encoded by one window of Fischerella sp. PCC 9605:
- the dnaB gene encoding replicative DNA helicase: MSEELNFQGLGSDRLPPQNIEAEEAILGGILLDPEAISRVSDRLVPEAFYISAHKDIYQAAVVLHSQGKPTDLLSVANWLTDHDLLARVGGRNKLASLVDRTVSAVNIDALASLVMEKYLRRQLIKAGNEIVQLGYQTEAELPQVLDQAEQKVFAITQERPQSGLVHISDSLVNAFEEIETRHQGVALPGIPCGFYDLDAMTSGFQPSDLIIVAGRPSMGKTAFCLNLAYNVAALYKLPVAIFSLEMSKEQLVQRLIASEAEIESGYLRSGRISQTQWEPLSRAIGLLSEMPIFIDDTPNITVTEMRSQARRLQAEVGTGLGLIVIDYLQLMEGAGDNRVQELSRITRSIKGLARELSVPVIALSQLSRGVEARTNKRPMLSDLRESGCLTGDTLVTLADSGLQVTIRELVGQSGFAVWALNQATMQLEKAIVSHAFSTGIKPVFTLTTRLGRKIRATANHKFLTIHGWRRLDELSPRQHICLPRHLHSLGKQSMTYAEKVGAVGEYKLGSLQQIFEHLENCIHNTNRDIIPKDVWKTHVVPAMQAVELTTRALHSKIGTSYCGSALYKTNLSRERVLKIAEVVQSNELLALGKSDVYWDEIVSIESCGEEEVFDLTVPGLHNFIANNIVVHNSIEQDADLVIMLYRDEYYNHDTPDRGIAEVNIAKHRNGPTGTVKLLFDPQFTKFKNLARPNY; this comes from the coding sequence ATGTCTGAAGAACTAAATTTTCAAGGATTAGGCAGCGATCGCCTACCTCCCCAAAACATCGAAGCAGAAGAAGCGATACTAGGGGGAATTTTGCTCGATCCGGAAGCTATAAGCAGAGTTAGCGATCGCTTAGTTCCAGAAGCTTTTTACATTAGCGCTCATAAAGATATCTATCAAGCCGCTGTAGTACTTCACAGTCAAGGTAAACCCACAGACTTGCTTTCGGTCGCAAATTGGCTGACTGACCACGATTTACTAGCTCGTGTTGGTGGTAGAAATAAATTAGCTTCCCTTGTAGACCGGACAGTATCAGCAGTCAATATTGACGCTTTAGCATCGCTGGTAATGGAAAAATACCTGCGGCGTCAATTAATCAAAGCTGGCAATGAAATTGTTCAGTTGGGTTATCAAACAGAAGCCGAGTTACCACAAGTACTCGATCAAGCAGAACAAAAAGTTTTTGCTATTACACAAGAACGTCCCCAATCAGGACTAGTTCATATTTCCGACAGCTTGGTTAATGCATTTGAAGAAATAGAAACTCGCCATCAAGGTGTAGCATTACCAGGTATTCCTTGTGGTTTTTACGATTTAGATGCTATGACCAGCGGCTTTCAGCCTTCTGATTTAATCATTGTCGCTGGCAGACCATCAATGGGGAAAACCGCGTTTTGTCTTAATCTTGCTTACAACGTTGCTGCTTTATATAAATTACCAGTTGCTATTTTCAGTTTGGAAATGTCCAAAGAGCAGCTGGTGCAGCGATTAATAGCTAGCGAAGCAGAAATTGAATCTGGTTATCTGCGGAGTGGACGCATCAGTCAAACTCAGTGGGAACCTTTAAGCCGCGCGATTGGCTTACTTTCAGAGATGCCAATTTTTATTGACGATACGCCGAATATTACAGTAACAGAAATGCGTTCTCAGGCGCGGCGTTTGCAAGCCGAAGTTGGTACAGGACTGGGACTAATTGTTATAGATTACTTGCAATTGATGGAAGGAGCGGGTGATAACCGCGTGCAAGAATTATCTAGAATTACCCGTAGTATTAAGGGATTAGCTCGTGAATTATCTGTGCCAGTGATTGCTCTATCTCAGTTGAGTCGAGGTGTAGAAGCACGTACAAACAAGCGTCCGATGTTATCTGATTTGAGAGAGTCTGGTTGTTTAACTGGTGATACTCTGGTGACATTAGCAGATAGCGGTTTACAAGTAACCATTCGAGAATTAGTTGGACAATCCGGTTTTGCCGTTTGGGCTTTGAATCAAGCGACAATGCAGTTAGAAAAGGCAATTGTTAGCCATGCTTTTTCAACAGGTATCAAGCCTGTGTTTACCTTAACAACTCGATTGGGACGAAAAATTCGTGCCACAGCTAATCACAAATTCCTCACAATTCATGGCTGGCGTAGACTAGATGAACTAAGTCCTAGACAACATATATGTTTACCAAGGCATCTACATAGCCTTGGTAAACAAAGCATGACTTATGCTGAAAAGGTTGGAGCAGTAGGAGAATACAAGCTAGGTTCACTCCAACAAATTTTTGAACACCTGGAAAACTGCATTCACAACACCAATAGAGATATAATCCCCAAAGATGTTTGGAAAACCCACGTTGTACCTGCAATGCAAGCTGTTGAATTGACAACAAGGGCATTACATTCCAAGATTGGCACATCCTATTGTGGCTCTGCGCTTTACAAAACAAATTTGAGTAGAGAAAGAGTTTTAAAAATTGCAGAGGTTGTTCAATCAAATGAGCTGCTTGCTCTTGGCAAGAGTGATGTTTATTGGGATGAAATAGTTTCAATTGAATCTTGCGGCGAGGAAGAAGTGTTTGACCTGACTGTTCCTGGCTTGCATAATTTTATTGCCAATAACATTGTTGTTCACAATTCTATTGAACAAGATGCGGATTTAGTAATCATGCTTTACCGCGACGAATATTACAACCATGACACACCCGATCGAGGTATTGCAGAAGTCAATATCGCTAAACATAGAAATGGCCCAACTGGCACTGTCAAACTTTTATTTGACCCGCAATTTACGAAGTTTAAAAATTTAGCTAGACCAAATTATTAA
- a CDS encoding FKBP-type peptidyl-prolyl cis-trans isomerase yields MKAILLSVGFMLVCVVVLVLAQVGGGKQESAIAAQVTEMTPAPTTVIENNTLMASNPSSDENVVTTPSGLKYIELEEGTGATPKTGQTVKVHYTGTLEDGTKFDSSRDRNQPFKFKIGTGQVIKGWDEGLSTMKVGGRRQLIIPAELGYGARGAGGVIPPNATLVFDVELLDVN; encoded by the coding sequence TTGAAAGCGATTTTACTCAGCGTGGGTTTCATGCTAGTTTGTGTTGTGGTTTTGGTGTTAGCACAAGTTGGCGGTGGGAAGCAAGAGTCTGCCATTGCTGCCCAAGTAACCGAAATGACACCAGCGCCTACTACTGTAATTGAAAACAATACTCTAATGGCAAGCAATCCTTCATCTGATGAAAATGTCGTCACTACACCTTCTGGACTGAAGTATATTGAGTTAGAAGAGGGGACTGGTGCGACTCCTAAAACAGGACAAACTGTTAAAGTTCACTACACCGGTACTTTAGAAGATGGAACTAAGTTTGATAGTTCCCGCGATCGCAACCAACCTTTTAAATTTAAAATCGGTACGGGCCAAGTCATCAAAGGTTGGGATGAAGGACTTAGTACTATGAAAGTAGGCGGTCGCCGTCAGTTAATCATCCCCGCAGAGTTAGGTTACGGCGCTCGTGGTGCTGGTGGCGTCATTCCCCCCAACGCTACCCTAGTTTTTGATGTGGAGTTGTTGGACGTTAATTAG